The following are from one region of the Paenibacillus protaetiae genome:
- the pheS gene encoding phenylalanine--tRNA ligase subunit alpha produces the protein MKERLEALRTEALQELENVQSPQQLGDLRVKYLGKKGALTEILRGMGGLSAEERPIIGQVANDVRAAIEGVIDAKQEAFQQAETEGRLREETIDVTLPGVRQTAGAIHPLNKVAQEIEDIFTGMGYTIAEGPEVETDFYNFEALNLPKNHPARDMQDSFYVTDDILMRTHTSPVQVRTMKQMNGKPVKVICPGKVYRRDDDDATHSFQFVQVEGLVIDKNIRMSDLKGTLLQFAKQMFGAQTEIRLRPSFFPFTEPSAEVDVTCVKCSGHGCRMCKQTGWLEILGCGMVHPRVLEMGGYDPNEVSGFAFGMGIDRIALLKYGIDDIRHFYTNDIRFLNQFARM, from the coding sequence ATGAAGGAACGTTTGGAAGCTTTGCGCACGGAAGCGCTGCAGGAGCTGGAAAACGTGCAAAGCCCGCAGCAGCTTGGGGATTTGCGAGTCAAATATTTGGGTAAAAAAGGCGCATTAACTGAAATTTTGCGCGGCATGGGCGGCTTAAGCGCCGAAGAACGCCCGATTATCGGGCAAGTGGCCAACGATGTGCGTGCCGCAATCGAAGGCGTTATCGACGCCAAGCAGGAAGCGTTCCAGCAAGCGGAGACGGAAGGCCGTCTGCGCGAGGAGACGATTGACGTGACGCTGCCGGGCGTACGCCAGACGGCGGGGGCGATTCATCCGCTGAACAAGGTTGCGCAGGAGATTGAAGACATTTTTACAGGCATGGGTTATACGATTGCCGAAGGCCCGGAAGTGGAAACCGACTTCTATAACTTCGAAGCGCTTAATCTGCCGAAAAACCATCCGGCCCGCGACATGCAGGATTCCTTTTACGTAACGGATGACATTCTGATGCGTACCCATACGTCCCCGGTTCAGGTCCGGACGATGAAGCAAATGAACGGCAAGCCGGTCAAAGTTATTTGCCCGGGCAAAGTATACCGCCGCGACGACGACGATGCGACTCACTCGTTCCAATTCGTGCAGGTGGAAGGGCTTGTCATTGATAAAAACATCCGCATGAGCGATTTGAAAGGCACGCTGCTCCAATTCGCGAAGCAAATGTTTGGCGCACAGACGGAAATCCGCCTTCGCCCAAGCTTTTTCCCGTTCACGGAGCCTAGCGCCGAGGTTGACGTTACTTGCGTAAAATGCAGCGGCCACGGCTGCCGCATGTGCAAGCAGACCGGCTGGCTCGAAATTCTCGGCTGCGGCATGGTGCATCCGCGCGTGCTGGAGATGGGCGGCTACGATCCAAACGAAGTGAGCGGCTTTGCGTTTGGGATGGGGATTGACCGGATCGCTTTGCTGAAATACGGCATCGACGACATCCGCCATTTCTATACGAACGATATCCGGTTTTTGAACCAATTCGCGAGAATGTAA
- the pheT gene encoding phenylalanine--tRNA ligase subunit beta, which produces MKVSYQWLNEYIDLSGFAAEELAEKITRGGIEVDGVEPRDKGVTGVVVGYVKSREKHPDADKLNVCKVDVGTGEELQIVCGAKNVDAGQKVPVATVGAKLPGGLHIKRAKLRGVESQGMICSAKELGINDKLLPKEQQEGILVLPETLPLGTPIVEVLGLNDEVLELDLTPNRSDALSMLGVAYEVGALIGRQVRLPEAGVNHASDRADSHVTVKVRVPELAPQYHARYIKDVTIGRSPLWLQNRLIAAGIRPINNVVDVTNFVLHEYGQPLHAFDADLIKDGRIEVRLAEAGEILETLDGQERKLEPHMLVITDGSKPIALAGVMGGANSEVTDGTVNIILESAKFDGGTVRKTSRQLGLRSEASIRFEKEVDPGRVIPALDRAAALIAELAGGLVTEGIVSAVYEEGKAKQVRVTLDKINRYLGTELSALEVRTIFERLSFDCAANAEGEFTVEVPTRRGDITLDVDLIEEVARLYGYDNIKATAIHGDIVPGALTKPQAIRRELRKRLTDAGLHEIVGYSFTSPDKAALFPVLAGEGSKPVKLAMPMSEDRSVLRTSLAAQMLETAAYNRNRKIESVSIFEIGSVFHSDEEQLTRQPKELHRLAGLLAGNRVEAQWNRKAAPVNFYDAKGVLETVFEALGLSGKISYEAAQPEGFHPGRTAAVILADGESPRTIGYIGQLHPELQRSADLADTYVFEITLDAVYEAAESTIVYKELPRFPASQRDIAVVLDNGVPAASLTETAWNVAGELLEQAQVFDVYTGEKLGAGKKSVAISLVYRHAERTLTDEEVTELHGKVVAALEQSFAAELRK; this is translated from the coding sequence ATGAAAGTATCCTATCAATGGTTAAATGAATATATCGATTTGTCCGGTTTTGCGGCTGAAGAGCTGGCGGAAAAAATTACGCGCGGAGGCATCGAGGTTGACGGCGTAGAGCCCCGCGACAAAGGGGTTACCGGCGTTGTAGTCGGTTATGTCAAATCCCGCGAAAAACATCCGGACGCCGACAAGCTGAACGTCTGCAAAGTAGACGTCGGCACAGGCGAGGAGCTGCAAATCGTTTGCGGCGCCAAAAACGTCGATGCCGGCCAGAAGGTGCCGGTTGCTACCGTTGGCGCCAAGCTGCCGGGCGGTCTGCACATTAAACGCGCCAAGCTGCGCGGCGTGGAGTCGCAAGGCATGATCTGCTCGGCGAAGGAGCTTGGCATTAACGACAAGCTGCTGCCGAAGGAGCAGCAGGAAGGTATTCTCGTGCTGCCGGAAACGCTGCCGCTTGGCACGCCGATCGTTGAAGTGCTTGGCCTGAACGACGAGGTGCTGGAGCTGGACCTGACGCCAAACCGTTCCGATGCGCTTAGCATGCTTGGCGTTGCGTACGAGGTTGGCGCCTTGATCGGCCGTCAAGTCCGTTTGCCGGAAGCAGGGGTTAACCATGCGTCCGACCGTGCAGACAGCCATGTTACAGTAAAAGTCCGCGTGCCGGAGCTTGCACCGCAATACCACGCGCGCTACATCAAGGACGTCACAATCGGCCGTTCGCCGCTTTGGCTGCAAAACCGCCTGATCGCGGCAGGAATCCGTCCGATCAACAACGTGGTGGACGTGACGAACTTTGTATTGCATGAATACGGCCAGCCGCTGCATGCTTTTGACGCCGATCTGATCAAGGACGGCCGCATTGAAGTTCGCCTTGCGGAAGCGGGCGAGATACTGGAGACGCTGGACGGCCAGGAGCGTAAGCTGGAGCCGCATATGCTGGTCATTACGGACGGCAGCAAGCCGATTGCGCTTGCAGGCGTTATGGGCGGAGCTAACTCCGAAGTGACGGACGGCACCGTTAATATTATTTTGGAATCGGCTAAGTTCGACGGCGGCACTGTCCGCAAAACGTCGCGCCAGCTGGGCCTTCGTTCGGAAGCAAGCATCCGCTTCGAGAAAGAGGTTGACCCGGGCCGCGTCATTCCGGCACTCGACCGCGCTGCGGCGCTTATCGCCGAGCTGGCCGGCGGCCTTGTAACGGAAGGCATCGTCAGCGCCGTATATGAAGAAGGCAAAGCGAAGCAAGTGCGCGTAACGCTGGACAAAATCAACCGCTACCTCGGCACGGAGCTGTCCGCTCTTGAAGTCCGTACGATTTTTGAACGGTTAAGCTTTGATTGCGCAGCGAATGCGGAAGGCGAATTTACGGTTGAAGTGCCAACCCGCCGCGGCGACATTACGCTTGATGTGGATCTGATCGAAGAGGTTGCGCGCCTGTACGGCTACGACAACATCAAGGCAACGGCGATCCACGGCGACATCGTTCCCGGAGCGCTTACGAAACCGCAGGCGATCCGCCGCGAGCTTCGCAAACGGCTGACGGACGCAGGCTTGCACGAGATTGTTGGTTACTCGTTTACATCGCCGGATAAAGCGGCTTTGTTCCCGGTATTAGCTGGCGAAGGCAGCAAACCGGTCAAGCTCGCTATGCCGATGAGCGAAGACCGCAGCGTGCTCCGCACATCCCTGGCGGCACAAATGCTGGAGACGGCGGCGTACAACCGCAACCGTAAAATCGAATCGGTGTCGATTTTTGAAATCGGCAGCGTGTTCCACAGTGACGAAGAGCAGCTGACCCGCCAGCCGAAGGAGCTTCACCGCCTCGCCGGCCTGCTGGCCGGTAACCGCGTGGAAGCGCAGTGGAACCGCAAAGCGGCGCCTGTCAATTTCTACGACGCCAAAGGCGTGCTGGAAACGGTATTCGAGGCGCTTGGACTAAGCGGCAAAATCAGCTATGAAGCTGCACAGCCGGAAGGATTCCATCCGGGCCGCACGGCAGCAGTTATTTTAGCGGATGGCGAAAGCCCGCGCACCATCGGCTATATCGGACAACTGCATCCGGAGCTGCAGCGCAGCGCGGATTTGGCCGATACGTATGTGTTTGAAATTACGCTGGATGCCGTATATGAAGCGGCGGAATCCACGATCGTGTACAAGGAGCTCCCACGCTTCCCGGCGTCCCAGCGCGACATTGCCGTTGTATTGGATAACGGCGTTCCGGCAGCTAGCTTGACGGAAACCGCCTGGAACGTGGCAGGCGAGCTGCTGGAACAGGCGCAGGTGTTCGACGTTTATACCGGCGAGAAGCTTGGTGCAGGCAAAAAAAGCGTGGCGATTTCGCTTGTATACCGCCATGCGGAACGTACATTGACAGACGAAGAAGTAACGGAGCTTCACGGCAAGGTCGTTGCTGCACTGGAACAATCTTTTGCAGCCGAATTGCGTAAATAG
- a CDS encoding phage holin family protein — MRFLGHVVRFIVAAIVLMIVGFIVPQFSVGGFWSALLLALVIAAFGWIIEGIFGKKVTPFGRGIVGFIASAIVIWVAQFIVSGVTVTWLGAILAALVIGIIDLFIPVSTPFEAGRSSER, encoded by the coding sequence ATGAGGTTTTTAGGTCATGTTGTCCGGTTTATCGTTGCTGCGATCGTATTGATGATCGTCGGGTTTATCGTTCCGCAATTCAGTGTCGGCGGCTTCTGGAGCGCTTTGCTCTTAGCCCTTGTCATTGCAGCGTTTGGATGGATTATCGAAGGTATATTCGGTAAAAAAGTTACGCCCTTTGGCCGCGGCATCGTTGGTTTTATCGCCAGCGCCATCGTCATCTGGGTAGCCCAGTTTATTGTATCCGGAGTAACGGTTACATGGCTTGGCGCCATTCTGGCCGCCCTCGTGATCGGGATTATCGACTTGTTTATCCCGGTCAGCACGCCGTTTGAAGCAGGACGGAGCAGCGAAAGATAA
- a CDS encoding cupredoxin domain-containing protein: MKKWFLFGAIFALVLVLAACGGNKSNNEANNGAANNGASNNAGSGAASTNVAVKAKNWQFDQKEYHIPKGTDVAISLESTEGVHGIEIKGTDYTVKNGSTTTVNIADAGEYEMACNVPCGTGHSQMKTKLIVK, encoded by the coding sequence ATGAAAAAATGGTTTTTATTTGGCGCTATTTTTGCGCTTGTGCTTGTACTTGCTGCTTGCGGCGGCAATAAAAGCAACAACGAAGCAAACAACGGCGCGGCAAATAACGGCGCCTCCAATAATGCAGGTTCCGGAGCAGCTTCAACCAACGTCGCAGTCAAAGCTAAAAACTGGCAGTTTGATCAGAAGGAATATCATATTCCAAAAGGCACGGATGTGGCGATTTCGCTGGAATCTACAGAAGGTGTACACGGTATCGAAATTAAAGGCACCGATTACACCGTCAAAAACGGATCGACAACAACCGTCAACATCGCCGATGCAGGCGAATACGAAATGGCTTGCAATGTGCCTTGCGGCACCGGCCATTCGCAAATGAAAACGAAGCTGATCGTGAAGTAG
- the zapA gene encoding cell division protein ZapA: protein MDADQVVVTVDIYGGQYKLKGHNNADYMKRVASAVDDSMQKLAKSYPRLDMPKLAVLAAVQLAEEMYRLRRENDTLQEEEAKRIALSHELDHEKQSNERLLNELEQLREQSLQELRRLQAEAEEQLKAAQTDAERKLAEQAAAAAEALSAEQEAYSELLAQAEQEHAAKAEEQRLAWNSELEQREQAWQAQAEAAEQAFRQQAAERELAWQAEKAQVEQHMLSEFDERRSEWLEEKRHIEVKLAKLQSEFEQEKLALEGRIAMADEQLIAAAEQEESLRSAIAQLEQDGEAHAGMLAEARDELARLQEANAEAKRHVELLELQLSGERERFEEAMKQAMEAAEEKRLEIELELEALGHTAEEQRRILEEEKAKLRTGYEERLRQLELEHNAHTAKLTREHEEQLAAARQEQEAKLAAIAQEEEAKLAAAAQQYEDRVAFMKLEHEEQAAVVAREHEAQLAALKLQLDESAEQYEVRLLALQQAFDEAAQQNKEQLAAARRKLADTVQQYEEQLLELQLQLEEAVKRHKEQLELLAAEQEAHLAVLDTEHNEALDRLRLDQAEREAELVQKHAAQVAELNGKHEEEQLALMQEQESEQLKWLERSKLQQAKFEEQLARVKAEHSRFAASQAETHQAELANLNQQFEQQKLALEGRIALADEQLAAAAEQEHSLRASIAALTAGHKQAVDELKEAQEAASEQLAFEYETRMDNLVQSHEAKLAALQEEHAAYIAELAAEAKRREQQLTEAAEQQTAQLKAGYESELFALKAEHELFVGELMQEHEEVAAKLQQQYEAELALRDKQHEANLQAELDKLAESFGGHKEQLVREHAERQAALVQRHAEQRALLEKQYEEQEHELVQQWSNRCSELQQRYDQLLQEHDARLAALHREQDELQQLMFQEYEEQQRKLQQQFEADRRQFEADRRTLEGEISSLRASLAEWSSRLAGTESELERFKERESMLTEQLELTAARERIALQQLEAAAARESDLSEKLQQAHQLAERLEQEMKAASAAQEQQRIEAEIMLQSELEKALAEAAAAAQQTERLDERTEELQSEREEVMRRLEELRAEHSQLVRIHQKLEQEYAKLQTEFNEWIELIEQS, encoded by the coding sequence ATGGATGCTGATCAAGTTGTTGTTACGGTTGATATATACGGCGGGCAATATAAGTTAAAAGGCCATAATAACGCAGATTATATGAAGCGGGTTGCTTCGGCGGTTGACGACAGCATGCAGAAGCTGGCAAAGAGCTACCCGAGACTTGATATGCCGAAGCTGGCGGTGCTTGCCGCTGTCCAGCTGGCGGAAGAGATGTACCGGCTGCGCCGGGAAAACGATACGCTGCAGGAAGAGGAAGCAAAGCGGATTGCGTTGTCTCATGAGCTGGATCATGAGAAACAAAGCAATGAGCGGCTGCTGAACGAGCTGGAGCAGCTGCGCGAGCAATCGCTTCAGGAACTGAGGCGGCTGCAGGCGGAAGCGGAGGAACAGCTGAAAGCCGCGCAGACCGATGCCGAACGCAAGCTGGCAGAACAGGCGGCTGCGGCTGCGGAAGCGTTGTCTGCCGAGCAGGAAGCGTATTCGGAGCTGCTGGCGCAAGCGGAGCAGGAACATGCGGCGAAAGCGGAAGAGCAGCGTCTCGCCTGGAACAGCGAGCTGGAGCAGCGCGAGCAGGCTTGGCAGGCGCAAGCGGAAGCAGCCGAGCAGGCGTTCCGGCAGCAGGCGGCGGAGCGTGAACTCGCCTGGCAGGCGGAGAAAGCGCAGGTCGAACAGCACATGCTGTCCGAATTTGATGAGCGGCGCAGCGAATGGCTGGAAGAGAAGCGCCATATTGAAGTGAAGCTGGCCAAGCTGCAAAGCGAATTCGAGCAGGAGAAGCTTGCGCTTGAGGGCCGCATCGCCATGGCAGACGAGCAGCTGATTGCGGCGGCCGAACAGGAAGAGTCGCTGCGTTCGGCCATTGCGCAGTTGGAGCAGGACGGCGAAGCGCATGCCGGCATGCTGGCGGAAGCCAGGGATGAACTGGCCCGGCTGCAAGAAGCAAACGCGGAGGCGAAGCGGCATGTGGAGCTGCTGGAGCTGCAGCTGTCGGGCGAACGCGAACGTTTCGAAGAAGCGATGAAGCAGGCAATGGAAGCGGCTGAAGAGAAGCGGCTGGAGATAGAGCTTGAACTGGAAGCGCTTGGGCATACGGCAGAGGAACAGCGCCGGATTTTGGAAGAAGAGAAAGCGAAGCTTCGCACGGGTTACGAGGAGCGGCTGCGCCAGCTGGAGCTGGAGCATAATGCCCATACGGCGAAGCTTACGCGGGAGCATGAGGAGCAGCTTGCAGCTGCCCGGCAGGAACAGGAAGCGAAGCTTGCCGCTATTGCTCAAGAGGAAGAAGCGAAGCTTGCTGCGGCTGCACAGCAATACGAAGACCGGGTTGCGTTCATGAAGCTGGAGCATGAAGAACAGGCTGCGGTTGTAGCCCGGGAGCACGAAGCGCAGCTCGCAGCGCTGAAGCTTCAGCTTGATGAATCGGCCGAACAATACGAGGTACGGCTTCTTGCGCTTCAACAAGCGTTTGACGAAGCCGCGCAACAAAATAAGGAGCAGCTTGCAGCTGCCCGGCGTAAGCTGGCAGATACGGTTCAGCAATATGAAGAGCAGCTGCTGGAGCTGCAGCTCCAATTGGAAGAAGCCGTCAAGCGGCATAAGGAGCAGCTGGAGCTGCTGGCAGCCGAACAGGAAGCGCATCTTGCGGTGCTGGATACGGAACATAACGAAGCGCTGGACAGGCTGCGGCTTGATCAGGCGGAACGGGAAGCGGAGCTTGTGCAGAAGCATGCCGCTCAGGTAGCGGAGCTGAACGGCAAACATGAGGAGGAGCAGCTTGCTCTGATGCAGGAGCAGGAGAGCGAGCAGCTCAAATGGCTGGAGCGCAGCAAGCTGCAGCAAGCCAAGTTTGAAGAACAGCTGGCACGAGTGAAAGCGGAGCACAGCCGGTTTGCCGCTTCGCAAGCCGAGACGCATCAGGCGGAGCTTGCGAACCTGAATCAACAGTTTGAGCAGCAAAAGCTTGCGCTGGAAGGCCGGATTGCTTTGGCCGATGAGCAGCTGGCGGCAGCGGCGGAGCAGGAGCATTCTCTCCGCGCCTCGATCGCTGCATTGACGGCGGGACATAAGCAGGCCGTTGACGAGCTGAAGGAAGCGCAGGAAGCGGCATCCGAGCAGCTGGCTTTTGAATATGAGACGCGTATGGACAACCTCGTGCAGTCGCATGAAGCGAAGCTTGCGGCACTGCAGGAAGAACATGCGGCATACATAGCTGAGCTTGCCGCAGAGGCGAAACGGCGCGAGCAGCAGCTGACCGAGGCAGCGGAGCAGCAAACCGCTCAGCTGAAAGCCGGTTATGAATCGGAGCTGTTTGCTTTAAAAGCGGAGCATGAGCTGTTTGTAGGAGAATTGATGCAGGAGCATGAGGAAGTAGCGGCTAAACTGCAGCAGCAGTACGAGGCTGAACTGGCGCTTCGCGATAAACAGCATGAAGCGAACCTTCAGGCGGAGCTGGACAAGCTGGCGGAGTCGTTTGGCGGCCATAAAGAACAGCTTGTTCGCGAGCATGCCGAACGCCAGGCGGCCCTTGTGCAGCGGCATGCCGAGCAGCGCGCTTTGCTTGAGAAGCAATATGAAGAGCAGGAACACGAGCTGGTGCAGCAATGGTCGAACCGCTGCAGCGAACTGCAGCAGCGGTATGATCAGCTTCTGCAGGAGCATGACGCGAGGCTGGCGGCTTTGCACCGGGAACAAGATGAATTGCAGCAGCTGATGTTCCAGGAATATGAGGAACAGCAGCGTAAACTGCAGCAGCAATTTGAGGCAGACCGCCGCCAATTCGAAGCGGATCGCCGGACGCTGGAGGGCGAGATTTCAAGCCTTCGCGCTAGCCTGGCGGAATGGAGCAGCCGGCTTGCCGGAACGGAAAGCGAGCTTGAACGGTTCAAGGAGCGGGAAAGCATGTTGACCGAACAGCTGGAGCTGACCGCTGCGAGGGAACGAATCGCGCTGCAGCAGCTTGAAGCGGCTGCGGCAAGGGAAAGCGATTTGAGCGAAAAGCTGCAGCAGGCTCACCAGCTTGCCGAGCGGCTTGAGCAGGAGATGAAAGCAGCCTCGGCCGCGCAGGAACAGCAGCGTATCGAAGCGGAGATTATGCTGCAAAGCGAGCTGGAGAAAGCGCTGGCTGAAGCGGCGGCTGCGGCGCAGCAGACGGAACGGCTGGATGAGCGCACCGAAGAACTTCAATCCGAGAGGGAAGAAGTGATGCGGCGCCTGGAAGAGCTGCGTGCCGAACATAGCCAGCTTGTGCGTATTCATCAGAAGCTTGAGCAGGAATACGCCAAGCTGCAAACCGAATTTAACGAATGGATCGAACTGATTGAACAGAGCTGA
- a CDS encoding endonuclease MutS2: protein MDGKILATLEFHKIIHKLTERASTDLGKREAAKLAPVSDLETVKLMLQATDEAYTADRLKGSAPFGGVADIAPALQRARIGGTLNPEELLDIALTSRASRRVKRHIAVIHEDESIPLLNGIAEQLAEHKALEDDIFACIDEQAEVMDSASAELASIRHELRSGESRIREKLEQMIRSSSVQKMLQDAIITLRGDRYVIPVKQEYRSNFGGIVHDQSGSGATLFIEPEAIVAMNNKLRELKAAELREIEKILQMLTAKVADYTEDLGYNLDLLARLDFAYAKARLGHEMKASMPRMNDRGFLKLKRGRHPLIAAEKVVPIDVELGNDFTAIIVTGPNTGGKTVSLKTIGLLSLMAMSGLFVPAEEGSQLCVFDAIYADIGDEQSIEQSLSTFSSHMTNIIRILNAMTAKSLVLLDELGAGTDPAEGSALAIAILEHIHKLGCRIIATTHYSELKAYAYDRKGIINASMEFDIATLSPTYRLLVGVPGRSNAFAIAERLGLSRSIIDHARGEVSEEDQRVESMIASLEEDRISAESERRTAEQLRRELQAKQQQHEAELQKFEEQRDKLLEKAREEAREAVAKAKKEAETIIADLRKLALEEGASVKEHKLIEAKRRLEEAVPEQKKAKKPAAKAKRETIGPGDEVMVYSLNQKGHVVDISGKEATVQLGIMKMKVSVDDLELVKAAASIVAKPLKQAASVKRTRDDQVRMELDLRGANLEEALIEVDRFLDESFLAGMGQVYIIHGIGTGVLRSGVQEYLRRHSHIKKYRLGAYGEGGAGVTVVELK, encoded by the coding sequence TTGGATGGCAAAATTTTAGCGACACTTGAATTTCACAAAATTATACATAAATTGACGGAACGCGCTTCAACCGATTTAGGCAAACGGGAAGCGGCCAAGCTGGCGCCTGTATCCGATCTGGAGACGGTTAAGCTGATGCTGCAAGCAACCGACGAAGCTTATACAGCGGACCGTCTAAAAGGGAGCGCTCCGTTTGGCGGTGTGGCGGATATTGCTCCCGCTTTGCAGCGGGCAAGAATCGGAGGCACGCTGAATCCGGAAGAGCTGCTCGATATTGCACTGACCTCCCGCGCTTCGCGCCGCGTGAAGCGGCATATCGCGGTTATTCATGAAGATGAGTCGATTCCCTTATTGAACGGAATCGCCGAGCAGCTGGCCGAGCATAAAGCGCTGGAGGATGATATTTTTGCCTGCATCGACGAACAGGCGGAAGTGATGGACAGCGCGAGCGCCGAGCTGGCCTCGATCCGCCACGAGCTGCGCAGCGGCGAGTCGCGGATCCGCGAGAAGCTGGAGCAGATGATTCGTTCCTCTTCCGTGCAAAAGATGCTGCAAGATGCAATCATTACGCTCCGCGGTGATCGTTATGTCATTCCGGTCAAGCAGGAATACCGCTCGAATTTTGGCGGGATTGTGCATGATCAGTCCGGTTCCGGCGCTACGCTGTTTATCGAGCCGGAAGCGATCGTAGCCATGAATAACAAGCTCCGGGAGCTGAAAGCGGCTGAACTGCGGGAAATCGAAAAAATATTGCAAATGCTGACGGCGAAAGTGGCGGATTATACCGAGGACTTGGGCTATAATCTGGACCTTCTTGCCCGGCTTGATTTTGCATACGCCAAAGCAAGGCTTGGCCATGAAATGAAAGCTTCGATGCCGCGGATGAACGACCGCGGATTCCTGAAGCTGAAGCGCGGCCGCCATCCGCTGATAGCAGCGGAGAAGGTTGTGCCGATTGACGTAGAGCTTGGCAACGACTTTACGGCTATTATCGTAACCGGCCCGAATACGGGCGGCAAAACGGTATCGTTAAAAACGATCGGCTTGCTCAGCCTGATGGCGATGTCCGGGCTTTTTGTACCTGCCGAAGAAGGCAGTCAGCTATGCGTGTTTGACGCGATATACGCCGATATCGGCGATGAGCAAAGCATTGAGCAAAGCTTAAGTACATTCTCGAGCCATATGACGAACATTATCCGCATACTGAATGCGATGACGGCCAAAAGCCTTGTGCTGCTTGACGAGCTTGGCGCCGGCACCGACCCGGCTGAAGGCTCGGCGCTGGCGATTGCCATTCTGGAGCATATTCATAAGCTGGGCTGCCGTATCATTGCGACGACCCACTACAGCGAACTGAAAGCTTATGCATATGACCGCAAAGGCATTATAAACGCCAGCATGGAGTTTGACATTGCTACGCTGAGCCCTACGTACCGTTTGCTGGTTGGCGTTCCCGGCCGAAGCAACGCCTTTGCGATTGCGGAACGGCTGGGCCTATCGCGCAGCATTATCGACCACGCGCGCGGCGAGGTCAGCGAAGAGGATCAGCGCGTGGAGAGCATGATCGCTTCCCTCGAAGAAGACCGCATCAGCGCGGAATCGGAGCGGAGAACGGCAGAACAGCTCCGCCGGGAGCTGCAAGCGAAGCAGCAGCAGCATGAAGCCGAGCTGCAAAAATTCGAAGAGCAGCGCGACAAGCTGCTGGAGAAAGCCCGCGAGGAAGCCCGCGAAGCGGTAGCCAAAGCGAAAAAAGAAGCCGAGACGATTATTGCCGACTTGCGAAAGCTTGCGCTGGAGGAAGGGGCTTCCGTCAAGGAGCATAAGCTGATCGAAGCGAAACGGAGGCTGGAGGAAGCCGTTCCGGAGCAGAAAAAAGCCAAAAAACCTGCTGCCAAAGCGAAGCGGGAAACGATTGGCCCCGGCGATGAAGTGATGGTATACAGCTTGAACCAAAAAGGCCATGTGGTCGATATTTCGGGCAAAGAAGCGACAGTTCAGCTTGGCATTATGAAGATGAAAGTTTCGGTGGATGATCTGGAGCTTGTTAAAGCGGCGGCGTCGATTGTTGCCAAACCGCTGAAGCAGGCGGCCAGCGTTAAACGTACCCGTGACGACCAAGTCCGGATGGAGCTGGATTTGCGGGGAGCGAATTTGGAAGAAGCGCTGATTGAAGTCGACCGTTTCCTGGATGAATCCTTTCTGGCCGGTATGGGCCAGGTATATATTATTCATGGGATCGGAACCGGCGTGCTGCGGAGCGGCGTACAGGAATACTTGCGCCGTCACAGCCATATTAAAAAATACCGGTTAGGCGCATACGGGGAAGGCGGGGCCGGCGTTACCGTCGTGGAGCTCAAATAA